The following DNA comes from Rhipicephalus microplus isolate Deutch F79 chromosome 6, USDA_Rmic, whole genome shotgun sequence.
AAAAATCGGACTACTTAGACATGACGCTCGGCAAGCACATGTAATGTTCAAGGCCTCAAACTCTCGTCCATTCGGTCACATTTGGCCGCAACACGTTTAAATTTGGACGATTCTTGGAGGTGACAACCACAAAGTGCCACAGTTGTGGTGCATAGGAGCAAAGAATGTGTTTGTGAACAACTGAAACGGCCGTGACAGTTCACAAATGCACGGTCACCATTTAAAATCTTACCACAGGTGCTTTGTTGGCAAATTAGGATTCGCAGGCTACGGCAAACGTACAGTTTTTGATATCGTTCGGAGTCTTGAGCCGTAGTGACATTGTTAACGAAGTCACAAGTGATTAAAAATTGTGGATTTTGCAGTGCTCGTGTGCAAAATACGTTCTGGATTGTTCATTGTTTTCTGAATACTTACGTTTACTTGGCATTCGGTTAATTCAGACATTTTTATGATCCTTTAAAATCCGCATTAAAGAGCTTTTACACTATAATGAGGTACTGTTCATAAGGACTGTTGATACACAGAAAGTTGGAAGAGGGCAGCTGAAAGCAAAATGTGGACGGACAAAAGCTCATTTAACTTGTGTATATGTGCATACACTTAACAACCATTAATGAACACAGTATGCCACATGTAAAATATTATTTTACAAGAAATGCAGTAGGCCTAACCTGACTTAACTTGCCTTGCAACATAGAATATCACTGTGGGTAGCAGGTACAGCTATAAAGTAGGGTCACCTTTGCACACTTTTGTGGAGCTTAGTAGGTAGGTTAGTGCTTATTAGGTACATTGCTGAAATTCCTGCGGCAGCTCTGTAGCTCCATACATTCATTATGCTGCGAGGCCCTTGATTCAAGCTGAGGCGAAGATGAAAACTATTTTTTAGTTTTGATTGATATAATGCTGATGCCAGTGCCAAATTAGTACCAAACGATATATAGGGGGCCGTACTAACATTGAAGATTTAGAACGACACAAAGAAATCGTTAGTAAACAGTATtgaagggccctgcaacactttttcagcatggtcaggaAACGCTGCAGATGGTAATCGAGGCTCCTGAGAACGCATGAGCCAAGTGTTACAGCGTGGCATGCAGCATAGAATTTGCAATATATTCTCAAAACTGGCTTGCAATCTCATTCTCTTCTTTTGGCAAACCATGTCATACAGCCCAATTACTGCACCGTATACCTAAAGTTCACGGCCGTTGGCTGAAACACCTGCAGTTAAACTTGAAGTAAGACgttcttttgaagaaaaaataaagagaaagtaTTCCATGTCAGGACGCATGCTAAGAAGGGACACATTCTCTTGCCGCCTTCTCATTTTCTCCCTGCATAGTTTGAAGTGTGCAACAAATTCCTGTATCTCGGCTCGTACTTGACGGATTCTAAAATTTTCGTGCAGCAATctatttgtgaggcaataagctccttcaACGAAGGCTTTAGGTGGTTacttagaaaagtgttgcagggcccattTAAGGAACTTTTGTCAATTCTCCGATAAAGTTGTTTATAATAATGttaacagcttttcttttttttttctaatcatttGCATTTGTCAACTTGCGCAGGTTCGACAGGGCCAAGGGTACAGCAGGCACCGCCTCCGGTACCCCAACATGCGTCGCAGCCCATCTATCAGACCATTGGCAGTGTCGCTCAGCAAGAAGACACAGATCACCAACGAAACTGGTATGCCCACGTGTCGTGTAAAGAACCTCTACCTTGCACGTGTCCGCTCTCACATGGAGTCATTAGAATGACCAGGAAGTGTATGGGAAAGTAGACTAAATTTCATCACTAGCTGTTCCCCCATGTTTACCTTGCCCTAAACAAGATTGCCCTGTTCCTGCTGCTGGCAGGAATGATGTTTAAATGTTGATGATTACAGTCGACGTCTGATTTCTCGGGCCCTCAAAGGACCACGGAAATGTCCGGAAAGATGAGTGCGCATGAAAACGCACCTTTTTTGCAGGTATTTTTCGCAGACGTAGAGGGTCACAGCAGGAGTACAAGATTCTCATTGAAATCCAGTGAATGCATTTTTTTGGTGGCTCAAAACGAGCCGTTcatttaaaaaagaagaaaaaaatttatgCGGGCATCGTTACCTCATTGATCAACACTTCGACCCAAAGAGACActtattttcttttgcacggtGTTCCACTTGCCCACGATGATGTACAGTCGCCGACCGGTTTTTGGGACATGGCGGTGACCGAAAAAAAGTCCAAAAAGTCCAGCAGTTCGAAAAATTTGTTTTTGTCAAAAATATGaactttattgcatcaggcaggcttAAAAAAAGTCCATGATTCTGCCTAGCCTCATACTACGCTTGGAAGCAATTTGGTAcgcccgtatttgcgccaagggGACGTCGTCACCGTAAATGCTCGACAAAAGTGTCACCGCGGTAGCGATCTCTGCTGCGGACAGTTGCGGGCAATCGGCATCGGCATCGTCCGAACCACTCTCTGGCTGCGGCGCAACCTGATGGAGAATTTCTTCATCTGTGGGCTCTGCGCACGAAATTGTCATCGTCCCCACGAGTGAAGTCTTTAAATAGGAAGTTTTAAAATACCGTTTGCAggtgctgcgggcgttgcgggtaTAGCAAATGCATTATGAGCTTTAGAACAGCATTTGCTCCCCCTAGGGAAAAGTTTAGGGACTTTTATCCCAACCGTAAactcaaatgcacggaagctacagaCAACACTTCGCGGGCCTCACGGGTCGCGATCACTGCACGCTATTCCGGATTTCctgcgggcgggccgcgaacgGCGACTGTCGTCATAGCTCTGTTTCCTCCCTGTGCGGTGCGATTACGACAGTGCTGACCACGATGGCTGATAGAAgacaaaaaaatggccccgtgcCGCGTTTTATAAAGCAGACACGGCTTCTGAAGCTTGAaatatgacatgacgatagttatagcgccagaacagaacgacgacaaagagacacgaaggacacgagcgctcacAAATAGGTCGTGTGTTTACGACATCTCTGCGACCTTCAAAGATCAAGCTTCCTGGCTTAATGCTTCGGATTTTCCTGAGGCGTTAATTGCTTACGTTGCCGAGACTATCCTGCGGCCctataaggcagagcagaggcagcgacaggatctgagcaacacggatacagagcgtgaaaggatagccatTGTTCCATACAAATACCAGATATCACGCAGGCTCAAGAGAATCGGAAAACGTGTGGGAGCTCGTGTCCTGTTCTCTGCATCGTTCAAATTATTCActctcaccaaatctacaaacccccttgAAAGTGCAGCCATTAAATGAATGTTGAGTtcagcatagaaacaggtatgtggCATGCTCACGGGAAGTTGTATATAGGACACCCCTTTCCTGTGGTGCTTgctatgtcggaacgaccggaaggtgtctgaacgatcgactgagagaacaggctaacaatgttagaaacggaaAAGATGGTTTTCTTCCTCAGCACTGCACCGAGTACAACTGTGTGtgccttttcaaggacacagtgacgctgtaaAAGCACAGGGATGAGCGCACTCGAGTCATCATCGAGGCAGCGCAGATGGcaggcgaacaggtgtcatgcattagtAAGCCCTCTGTGTTTCTagccgagaaggaactaaggttcctcaaaagtttcggtgcgcgcaagtagttatattacatttacttttctgtttcgtttccttgtagacttttctttgcttttttctgtgcttttgttttttttccttactcatgtattgctctttgtgccacatggttttcgttagcgctcgtgtccttcttgtctctttgtcgttgttctgttctcgtgctataactatcgtcatgtcataccatttaGCCCAAACTGCCGCACCTGAAATATGACGTTTGCTCTCCAATCTTGGGGGCAGGAAAGCCATTTTAAAATTAAGTCACTAAACATAGTCAAGCCGGCGGAAAATCCAACATGGGGCGTCCATACAGATTCTTGGTGCAGCTCAAAACAAGccatttagtccgaaaaatccaACTTTCGGGGGCGAATTCGTCCAAAAAATCGGTCGAAAAAATGCATTAACCGTATGGGAACCCTGACAGTGCACTTTTGAAGTCCGAAATATTCAACAAGTACGAATTTTAGAGTCCGTAAAATCGGTCGGGAACTGTATGCCTCAAATTCAGCTAAGGTCATGCTGTAGctgtacaccgatgacagtgTCATCTGTGCTCACGTCCACTCCAAGCTCGTATGTCGTGTAGGCGCTGCCTCTTTGATCTCAGTGTCAGAATTGTCCGAATTCTCCATAACTTAAATTATTTCATCATCGATCAATGCCACACACAGCTCGACGTCTTTGTCAGTATTGGCGAAGCCCTCAAAGATTATCCCAGCTGGTATTGAAATTCCAGCAGCGTGCAGACTGTCGAAGGCAATGTCCACGGACAGAAGTTCGTCACACATGCTGTCTACTACGGGCGAGGCGGCTGTTTTGGAGAATTCGCTTCACAAAAAGCGCTGCGCCAAACATCTAGAAACTCGGTAGCTGCTGAAGATCGGGAAAGATGAATGCTGAAGATAGCGTGCAGCAGCACACGATCCATCGCAGAGCTGACAGAACAACACGTGAATGAACACAGTGAGCATTGACCACAAATTTGACTTAGCTACGGCTGGCAAAGGATTGGCATGTGCTAGATTGGGTGAATTGCAGTTTTGAGGGTACAGCAGCCACGACGCAGTGCGCAGGCGATGAAGGTGTGGTCGTATGGTGGGTTCGAGAGTGTGAAAAGAAGCGGATTGGCGGTGTAAATAGTTACTTCGAGTCTGCAGTTAGCGGTAAAATATTCGGGAGATCAAATGGCGAAACCTATAAGCATTCGAAATTTTGGACTTTTTTATACATTGGCTCTATGGGAAATTTGACGGTGCTGGAGATGAGTCCGGAAAATTTGGCATGGTCGGAATTTTGGCCGTCCGGGAAGTTGGGCGTTAACTGTATTGAAAATAATCAATACTGGCACATCCACTTTTGCACAGTACACCACACCATTGTGTAACTCTCGTTTGTCGAAAACAGTCTGATGAAAGACAAGCAACTGTGTGTGACAACATGCGAAATTCTGAAAGCAGATGCCCATCGCCTGCTGATTTTCATGAAACAGATGATGGCATAATTTCTTTGTTAGAGCTAGTCAGGGCTGAAGGGAACCGAAGACAAGTGTTTTGAGAGAATGGAGGGTGCGAAAAACGGATGGTGGCAGCAGTCTCTCATTACAGCAGACTCTCATTAAAAATGCAACCTGAAGagaccaggaaaatatgttcGATTTAAATGGGTAGATTTGAAGCTGTAAAAGATTGCCGAAGTGAGTTTGACAAAGTGGGTAACGGATGTCTCGTTGAGAATTCGTAGTTACCAATTTATAGAGTTATTGCCATGATTTTGCTGTCTAGTGACTCCTCTAGTGGTGCTTTCTAATGCTCATTTTTGTCTTGCAGGCAAAATCAGCAACCTGTCCATTACATGGCGACAAATGCAAGTGAGTATGGCCCGCTTAGACGGCTCTGATTGTTGTGCTCACTGCCCATTACATTAGTAAATTACAGTGCTCTCTTTTGCTGTTGAAAGCATTGAACTTGTGCTTGAAAGTGCATGCTTTCTACATACAATTTTTGTTCATCCTGCATGCTTGTGAGATATCGCTTCAATGGCTGTTGCTGAAATGGTCAAGCACATATATCTCATGTGATCTCGGCTCCTGGAAGCATGGCGGgacggttcttttttttttcttacgtgaAATTTGTGACTCTGCCCAAACACGTAtcgtttgcctttttttttcacatttgatCAGGTCCTTATGTTATTGCATTTATCAGAACTTACACATTTCTGTTCGTGCTTACTCATGTGTGCCAGTGCTCACTTACGTGCGTGGTAATTTCACTCACAATTACAGGCAACCATTCGCGCTCATTCCTGTTGCGTTCATTCCCACTTAGAGGCGCTCAGTGATATACCGTAAGAACAGGAATATAGGTCGGACCAGTGTATAGGTCGACCCTCCTGACTACTACTACCAAGTACTGAAGATCGACAGAAAAGAAAAGTTACATGAAATGTCTAAAGTATCAGGAGGCACCTTTACCGTGAAATAGATGCAATTTTAAATAGTGCACAGTCAAAATGCCATTTATTTGCATGTGTTTACATgaaaatagggagttttagaataccgtttgcaagcgctgcgggcgtagcgggtgcCATGTGAGTTTTAGAATAGCCTTTGTTCTGCTGCAAACCGCACGATCGCAGTGACACCgtaacctcgaaaccagtgcttgCGGGCCACACTCGGGCCACGATCTCCGCatgcaatttcggattttctgcgtgtggTCCGGGAatgccgactcgcgttacgacgcatgcccagtggcagcgaccgcaccgcaagggctccctgggcgctattctaaaactccctatttttCACATGGCAGAAAGCCAGAAGATGGGCTCACAAACGTCACAGCCATCTGAAATATTCAATTTGGATGCGCTTTGAGGTCACCAGTAGCAATTGTGAGGCGAGTGCGGCTCCTGGAAAAATTCTTCGACCTTCATCTCCAGCTCTAGATATGCTGCGGTCTCGCACCAAAACATAGTTTTTTCCTGATCGCTACGTGTCGTGATGTGATCCTTCAGCATCGACCAGCACTCCCCGGTCGCCTGCTAATGCTTCTGTGGTGCACACAACCTGCCTGCTGGTCATAGCCATACTGGCCATTGTAATCAGAGCTGCCACCATCGCAACATGCTACAGTCTGGGGAGATTTGAGCAGCGAGAACACCCATGCAGACAAACTTTGTTATTGTTTGTGACTCACGGATCCCACTGACGATCATGTGCACTAACATCCAAACACATCTTTGACACACTTCAGACCAGATTTCTTCATGCCTTCAATCGTGGTCAGCCACTGGttaagaacaagaaaaaaaagcagctcagAGCCCAAACAGCGTGGAAAAACATCAACAGAAATGAAAAACGAGGCCGCTCATGGCACAAGACTGGTAACAAACAAAGCGTCGATGATTGCAGTGGCAATGGAAGCGGTTGACTTCACTTGCCCATAGTGGCCAGACTTCCGAAGTTTTTCTGCCAATGACTGGTATATAAATGAGGGTCGACTTTGTATGGCtgctttatgaaaaaaaatttgatctatattttattttttttacagtaTCTAGTCATGCCGACATGGAATCCTTGTCACCAGCTTTCATTCCACTTCACGTTAACTGCTTATCACTCCTGTTGCTCACTCACGAACACGGGTGCTCACTAAAGCTTGTGGTCATGTCCACTCACCAGTAATGCTGCCACACCCATGAAATGAGTGTGGAATGTGATTTGTCTTGCTCATGCCTGAGCAAGCTGACATGTGCATGGTAGATGCGTGATATACATTCTTTTTTGCTATATTGTATATATTTACTCTACCTTGGCCGAGCCAATGGGGAGGTGCACAGGTTCCTTCAGACTGTGTGTGATTGTGCTTTGGGGCTAGTACCCACCTTCAGGACCATTAATTAGTGGCACTGTTATCCAACCTTGTCTACTCTCTGGTCAAGAACAtcgacatatttgcacagcgcaaatatgttgattcccaatcaccaactaacCCAAGCTCCTGTCTTATCAAGAGCATCGTCCGTTATTCTCCACAGGGAACTGTAGGCCGTGTTTGCACCCATGTCGCACCTCCTTCCTAGCTCCTCAGTGACCGTACCTGCTTTTACAATGTCATGATTAGACCTGCAAATATATATGTTAACCATGCATCTCGCAGTGGGCAGTTCCAGCCACCCAGCGACGCCTGCAAGTGGCCCGCCCCAGGCTCCGCCCCTTCCGCAAGCCCCGCCTCAGATGCCTCAACAAACGCAGCCCAATGCCATCATGGGACACCACCGGACGTCATCTGCACCGGGAACCAATGGCGGGGCACCTCCCCCGCCACCTCCAGGGGGAACTTCAGGCATGAGCGTGGCAGTGGGCGCCGTGGGGCCACCGCCTGCTCCGGCGCCGCCCCCGTCGGGAGGCGTGACCTCTGGGGGAGCCCCTCCTCCTCCCCCACCCCCGCCTCCCCCTGGGGGCAGCCAGGGCCGGGAAGACGACTCGGCGCCCCTGTCCCTCGCGACGGCACTGGCAAACGCGAAGCTCAAGAAGACCTCCAACAAGGTGCGTCACGGGCAGGGAAATGTTGAACCATTTTGTGCTGTGGGCATGCTAAACAAAGTTAGATTCAGGAGTTTTTCTCGCCGTAATTATGAGGCACACCTTACTGGCAGACCTCAGATAAGTTTCAACCATGTAGGGTTGTGTCCCATGGCCCTAACTCTATGCACATAGGTCACATGGGCTAGGTACAGGGATGTCGTGTTTGGGCAGTAAATAATATATAAAAGCTGATTGTGTATTTGCAAATAGCTGGCCTCGTGACTAAATTTCATTCAAAACAATACTCATGGAAAAGGCAGGCAAAGGTAATAGAGGAGAAAGCCCTGGCGAGAAGCTGCAGCACTTAGCGTCATTTTGCATGCCACAGCTATGCACGTTGAATGCTACTTGAATCTATTGTTAGGTGTGGACTAGCCTCTGGTGCCCCATTGTAAGTATATACTAATGGTCCAAGTAAGTACGCTGCAAACTACATGTCATTTACATCCATGCCTTTAGCTGAGAGCATCTTTTTGAACACGGCACAGGCAGTAAATAAAGCTTTGAGGCGTGGAAGTTTGTTATCGTATGCAAGGCATACTTCGGATAATTTGGTTTAATTTGGTCCATCACATTCTTCTACTGTGCTTGTTTGCAATAACGTGGTTACAGTGTTCATGAGCATTTAAAAATAGTTGCAGCACTTAAAGTAGGAGAAGCTACAGAAGGTTGTCTATTGGCTGAAGATTTTTTGCATTGACGACAAGCATCAAGTTCCAGGTGCTTGTGCTGTCTTGGGGGCAATGTTTCCTTCTGTAGATGTTTGGATGTTTTTCCTATTGCGGTTTAGCTTTTTTTAGCTTGAGAAAgcgaataataaaaaataaaactgaaGCAAAGCGGTCGCTGTAGGGTCAAGCACCATGGCCTCCTGGTAAAAGGCTTGCCAATGACCCACGTTAAATGTTCCGTTATGCCTTGGCTGTGCTGTTTGCCATTCGCATCTGATGTCACTGGAATACTAGTACCCTATGTAAATGGACCGTTGCACCCGTCGTGCCAGTTGTCGCTCATGccttgccttccttttttctcttcccaGCAGatatacgaaggcacagacacgctGAAGAAGTCGCAAGGGAGTGGGGGAGTGCCCATGATGGGCATGGCCAGCATGATGGACGAGATGAGGGGCACCCTGGCCAAGAGGTGGGCACCAACACCGACGTGCTTTTCTTCTCACTTGTTTGTGGAGTTCCATGTCATGTGTCGTCCTCATTACCTGCCTACATCGTATCCGATTTGTGGGCTCTGTATACAGGGTAGCAAAAAACAGGATAATGCTTCCAAACTCGCTGCATTTTTGCACTTCTAGCGGCTCAAAACGCTGTGTTCTGCGATTTCATGCTGTTTGGTGGCGTTTCATTTAAGGGCAGTATTCTCAGGCAGTCGCGTTAGAGGTATGACTTTCAGTGCAGGCTGATCAGTTGTTAGAagtcaaatagtggttttgggacgttaaaccccacaaatcaatcaatcaatcaagcggtTGTTAGAAGGAACACAGGCAAGTAGACTTCTCACTTGTTGGACACATCATGCAAAGCGATCAATCATGGGACACAGGAGATTACATGTCACGCAAAGCAACATCACCGCTGAAAGTAATCATCAATAAATTGTGGCCCTAGTTTAACTTGGCGAGACTGAGTGCTCAAGCACAACGACGAGAGACGCCGGATCTGTGCAGTGTTGTGCTGCCATTATGTCGTGTGATTGTTCCCTGGCTCTAACATTGTATTTCAACACAGGGAGAAATTCAGTGAAAACTGTGGTAATTGGTGCAGATGCCAGTGCATTGTCACATAAGGGATTTTTCCTGTTGTTTgttgtgcatgtgtgtgcttgtgtgaatgtttgtgtgtgtgtgtgtatgggtgcatgtgtttgtgtgccTACGTATATGTGTACATACATATGCTTGTATGTGTGGTACACTAATGACTAAGGCTGGTTTAATATCTAATACTGCTTGGAATATTATTGTGCTTGATTACTTCACTCAGCTAATTGTTCTTGAGGGTGTCAATCTATTGGCTTAGCTTGTGGTATGCATCACAAGCAAGGCAGTCTTTGCCGCTGTGCTTGTGATGCATGCATTATGTGATGTGTACTGAATTTTGTGCATTGGTCTTTATATCCAATGTCAATTTCAGTCGGGATGTCTATCTTATCGctgttagaaaaaaaagttgaagtCTGTGTCAAAAAGTCATTAAAGAGAATAACAACTTCTTTCATGTTAGTCAAGTACAATTCTGCAATCCAAAGCACAAAACTCGTACTTCAAGATGATGCTTGGTAAGCgggcaaacacacacaaagaaaatgcCGGTGGAGATGCCACCTTCGCATTCCtaaccaaacaccgtgacgtcctAGATTTTGAAAGAGTCTACACGGTCCTACATAGCTTCTGGTGAATGAAAATAAAGTGAATTGTCATCTGTGGTAGTCACAGATCTAACATACAAAGTTTCACAAAATCTTATCGAGCCAGCGTCGCGAAAATACGAAAGATACATTTTTTAATCAGTGACGTCACACGTGGAATCGTTGgtgcaaaatttaaaaaataacttcaaccttgattttctctgctaataatgaCCGTATTATAAAGAAACATAAGGCATTTGAGTTCTCATAGTGCAGTTTGTCTatttaaaccaagtcattgtaAAAGTGGTAACTTATAAGCTTCAGCTGTTGTTTTCTCCCCGGAAGTATTGCATTACATGCACTTTCACGCATTTtattccatttttttcttcttttgtttctttcttcttttttacagaCGAGCACAAGTGGAAAACAGCCACAGTCAGGTATGGGCCTTCAAGTTTCATTAAAAAGTCCTGTGTTCGAGCTTCAGTTGGCCTGTTtccagaaactaaaaaaaaaaaaaaattaagaatcaACTGTGTTGTCATgtcttaaggggagacgctcctcgaaagcactttttttttgttattcaacttagagcttcagaaattggaccactgatgcagtttttcctcctgattccaaatctgtaatcagtttttacataagtgcaatagtttgggagttgtgtttcaagtaatggtgaaacttgataagttttccgggaactttcgcgcatactaaatgttcatgcagagagttgttcaatggctccttttgctccctattagccatagagtgccgatatctagctagaaattgtgctccaactttgaaactatgaaaaaaacatgtgtgtagcaaactacccttttttttccactcgaccaccattaaatttattaatagatatttacagctgataggttgtgctgattcaagtagatatcggcactctacgcactctcctcaatgtgtgtgccaaatttcgtcgtcgtatgaccattctaagtgcccgaaacacttcccgcaaaaaatgcaaattggccaaaattgcgaaatgagaaaaacgcgtttgaaagtttgaaagtctgtatttacaaaaatgaaaaacgcagtagcacgaaacttgtgctgaacacatacacacatgtccagagggaatatcagttgtctaaaactctccagcaccgtaggttttcccttcccggctggtgcggcaggactcttccacccgggccctcttggctgcactgcgacggtgtgccctcgcctcagcggtctgacgcacattcatcttgtgcatgcgcatgctgtctcggcggtcgctgagggtaaccagggcctccgaaggaagcaccccaagctcttccagcaccttttcaaagctcgcgtggccccggttgaaccacaggactgcaatggctgtggctgtttccacagcagtccgggaagcaaaccgggtctttggacacagcagccatattttgctgttcagggactcggccgcgttctgtgtcttgccgtggaggcaccgggcaagcagcttcgcatctgtgagacgcttgtagattgggaggactgccaaaccctgggccttggtcaggaggggggtgtggcacggtgcaggctggccctgcgcctcagcacgtcggtgcttgcaccacgagtctgggcctgcaggacagaacttgtgacttccagcaccgtctgttgagcacgagtgcaaacatgaggcccatatggcagtgtacatcttgtggacatttccccgattgttcacaatggccacctgaaagtaagtttgaagcttctggatggtggtctccttcagcttctcccctcatggaagtggcgttggcagcttccgcaggccggtgcccagacgtttcgccacgtggttggtgcactcctctttttcaattggagtgtcagggtacacgttggcatcacagaccccgttgtaggccttgctgtctccatcgcttaggaagatg
Coding sequences within:
- the ena gene encoding ENAH actin regulator enabled isoform X9, producing the protein MPSSFDTFLQGKVKSLLSSYEQSVASARAAVLVYDDHNKKWVPSGSSSGLSKVHIYQHTVNGTFRIVGRKLHDHEVVINCAILKGLKYSQATGTFHQWRDNRTVYGLNFSSKDDADNFAVAMLRAIDMLNQNSSTGPRVQQAPPPVPQHASQPIYQTIGSVAQQEDTDHQRNWQNQQPVHYMATNAMGSSSHPATPASGPPQAPPLPQAPPQMPQQTQPNAIMGHHRTSSAPGTNGGAPPPPPPGGTSGMSVAVGAVGPPPAPAPPPSGGVTSGGAPPPPPPPPPPGGSQGREDDSAPLSLATALANAKLKKTSNKVWTSLWCPIQIYEGTDTLKKSQGSGGVPMMGMASMMDEMRGTLAKRRAQVENSHSQSFFEIEEAESSSDSRRTWDKQGSTNGNSPSKVAGSGAESPKSGRGQRIGSLGDADVMKVNGVDLLDMDKLKQEIMSEIRREVSKMKQEIIEAIKVELNRR
- the ena gene encoding ENAH actin regulator enabled isoform X10; translated protein: MTSRREQSVASARAAVLVYDDHNKKWVPSGSSSGLSKVHIYQHTVNGTFRIVGRKLHDHEVVINCAILKGLKYSQATGTFHQWRDNRTVYGLNFSSKDDADNFAVAMLRAIDMLNQNSSTGPRVQQAPPPVPQHASQPIYQTIGSVAQQEDTDHQRNWQNQQPVHYMATNAMGSSSHPATPASGPPQAPPLPQAPPQMPQQTQPNAIMGHHRTSSAPGTNGGAPPPPPPGGTSGMSVAVGAVGPPPAPAPPPSGGVTSGGAPPPPPPPPPPGGSQGREDDSAPLSLATALANAKLKKTSNKVWTSLWCPIQIYEGTDTLKKSQGSGGVPMMGMASMMDEMRGTLAKRRAQVENSHSQSFFEIEEAESSSDSRRTWDKQGSTNGNSPSKVAGSGAESPKSGRGQRIGSLGDADVMKVNGVDLLDMDKLKQEIMSEIRREVSKMKQEIIEAIKVELNRR
- the ena gene encoding ENAH actin regulator enabled isoform X11 is translated as MSEQSVASARAAVLVYDDHNKKWVPSGSSSGLSKVHIYQHTVNGTFRIVGRKLHDHEVVINCAILKGLKYSQATGTFHQWRDNRTVYGLNFSSKDDADNFAVAMLRAIDMLNQNSSTGPRVQQAPPPVPQHASQPIYQTIGSVAQQEDTDHQRNWQNQQPVHYMATNAMGSSSHPATPASGPPQAPPLPQAPPQMPQQTQPNAIMGHHRTSSAPGTNGGAPPPPPPGGTSGMSVAVGAVGPPPAPAPPPSGGVTSGGAPPPPPPPPPPGGSQGREDDSAPLSLATALANAKLKKTSNKVWTSLWCPIQIYEGTDTLKKSQGSGGVPMMGMASMMDEMRGTLAKRRAQVENSHSQSFFEIEEAESSSDSRRTWDKQGSTNGNSPSKVAGSGAESPKSGRGQRIGSLGDADVMKVNGVDLLDMDKLKQEIMSEIRREVSKMKQEIIEAIKVELNRR
- the ena gene encoding ENAH actin regulator enabled isoform X8, whose translation is MFCCAMVLTTGTDSLNRRHSVPDGEQSVASARAAVLVYDDHNKKWVPSGSSSGLSKVHIYQHTVNGTFRIVGRKLHDHEVVINCAILKGLKYSQATGTFHQWRDNRTVYGLNFSSKDDADNFAVAMLRAIDMLNQNSSTGPRVQQAPPPVPQHASQPIYQTIGSVAQQEDTDHQRNWQNQQPVHYMATNAMGSSSHPATPASGPPQAPPLPQAPPQMPQQTQPNAIMGHHRTSSAPGTNGGAPPPPPPGGTSGMSVAVGAVGPPPAPAPPPSGGVTSGGAPPPPPPPPPPGGSQGREDDSAPLSLATALANAKLKKTSNKVWTSLWCPIQIYEGTDTLKKSQGSGGVPMMGMASMMDEMRGTLAKRRAQVENSHSQSFFEIEEAESSSDSRRTWDKQGSTNGNSPSKVAGSGAESPKSGRGQRIGSLGDADVMKVNGVDLLDMDKLKQEIMSEIRREVSKMKQEIIEAIKVELNRR
- the ena gene encoding ENAH actin regulator enabled isoform X7; translated protein: MTSRVREMRKNFQGSKNDVIVVEPCEQSVASARAAVLVYDDHNKKWVPSGSSSGLSKVHIYQHTVNGTFRIVGRKLHDHEVVINCAILKGLKYSQATGTFHQWRDNRTVYGLNFSSKDDADNFAVAMLRAIDMLNQNSSTGPRVQQAPPPVPQHASQPIYQTIGSVAQQEDTDHQRNWQNQQPVHYMATNAMGSSSHPATPASGPPQAPPLPQAPPQMPQQTQPNAIMGHHRTSSAPGTNGGAPPPPPPGGTSGMSVAVGAVGPPPAPAPPPSGGVTSGGAPPPPPPPPPPGGSQGREDDSAPLSLATALANAKLKKTSNKVWTSLWCPIQIYEGTDTLKKSQGSGGVPMMGMASMMDEMRGTLAKRRAQVENSHSQSFFEIEEAESSSDSRRTWDKQGSTNGNSPSKVAGSGAESPKSGRGQRIGSLGDADVMKVNGVDLLDMDKLKQEIMSEIRREVSKMKQEIIEAIKVELNRR